The sequence CATCCCTTAGGCTGTGGAAACCCGAAAAGGGTGTGGTACCACACTTGGACATCTTCTGCTTTTGATCCAGGGCCTATTTTTCCTAAAAGAAAATCGCCAGACAACCACCCCTTTTTGATAAAATGCTGGTAACCCACTTCCCCATAAAGCACTCCTGCATAGGGACGATCATAAATGTTGACATCATCCGAAGTGTACCGCTCCGGGGTATAAATCTGCTGGGAAACGGTCGCCTTCAGCCGTCCCCTCTCCGACAGGTAATGCCTATAACTAAAAAACATCCCATTGGTGTAGTAGCGGTCAAAATGGGAAAACGCCAGCGCATCGTTGTCTACCCGTAAGGAAAACTGGTGCTTTCTGATGGCTCCGGTCTCGGTTTGTCCGTGGGAAAAAGGCACGGACAAACCCAAAAAACAGGAGAAAAAGAAGATTATTTTGAGCTTCTTCACTTTATTAATAGATATCAGGCGATCAACCGTTAAATTATCAAAAAAACTTTATTTTGGTTACATTAACTAGTATTTGTTGATAGTTGAGATAAAGCTTCCTTAATAATCTCCCTCACTACCAAAGCTTCATTTTTTCATTATCTTTGAAAAATCATCAACGAAAATCCCCTTGACTGACGATTATATCAAACAAAAATACGACCCGATTCTTCCTCGTAAAGATGAATGGCCCGTGGTGAAGTTAGCCAAAAGCCGTAAGGATTTTGTCCAAAACGTGGCGACCTTCAGCAGAGATAAAATCATCAGCATGACCGGCAACAACCTTGACCTGCTCAAGGAAGAACTGGAGACCACGCTGTACCGCGAAAAACTGCGCATCAAACAGAACCCTTGGCTTGTGGACCCTGATGATGAAGAAGAGTTTTGGGCCGGAGTAAAGTCCGCCTTGGTACAGATTTCATTTGAAAGCCAAGCGACCGAAGAAGAGAAAAAAGCCGCTTACCATAAAATCCTGGAAAGCATCACTTCACGGTATTCGGAAGAAATCGCCAGTAACTTCAAACACAGCCATTACAAGGCCACCCGGAAGATCGTCACCTTTGGTTTTTCCAGGCTGTTAAATGCTGCCCGGGTAAAAGGGCTGGGCTCCATCTTCAGCAAGCAATACACCCTTCAGGACAAAATCCAAATCATTGGCGAAACCGAACAGCTCAGGGATCTGGCTTCAAAGGGAACCATCGTCATGGTCCCCACGCATTTCAGCAACCTGGACAGTATCCTGATCGGCTGGACCATCAGCACCTTGGGCATGCCCCCTTTTCTTTACGGTGCCGGGTTAAACCTCTTTAACATCCAGATTTTCGCCTACTTTATGAACGCTCTTGGCGCCTATAAAGTGGACCGACGAAAGAAAAACCTGCTGTACCTGGAAACCTTAAAAAGCTACTCCAGCGAGGCCCTCCAATTTGGCTGCCACAGCTTGTTTTTTCCCGGCGGCACGCGCTCCAGGAGTGGAAAGATCGAAAACAAACTCAAGCTCGGACTCCTCAGTACGGCCGTGGAAGCTCAGCGTGCCAATTACGAAAAAGGCTTTGATGATATAAGCGGAAAAATATTCATCGTCCCGGTCACGATAAACTATCACTTTACCTTGGAAGCACCCAGCTTGATCCGCGAACACCTGAGCCTTACCGGCCAAGAACGGTACTACAAAGAAACGGATGAGTTTTCCAACTCCTACAAGATTTCAAAATTCTTGGTCAAGTTCTTTACCAAGGGCTCTGACATCTCAGTTTCCATAGGGCAGCCGATGGATATCTTGGGCAACTACGTGAACAAAGCGGGAAACAGTACGGACCGCGATGGACGTATGATCGATTGCCGGGATTATTTCATGTCAAATGGCAAGGTAAGCATAGATCCCCAGCGAGAGGAGGTCTATACCCAAATTCTCGGCGACCGCATCGTAGAGGAATTCCATAAGATCAACCGTGTTTTCAGCAGTCATTTGGTGGCCTTTACCGCCTTTCAGATGATCAAAAAGCAAAACAGCAAAATGGATCTCTTCAGCCTGCTGCGGCTGCCGGACGAGGACTTGATCCTGGACTACAGCGATTTTCGCGCTTCCTGCCAAATGGTGCTCAACCGCCTGATGGAAATCCGAGCCAAAGGGCTCGTGCATGTAGCGCCCCATTTGAAGCAGGACATCGAAAAAATCATTGCCCATGGGCTGGCAAACGTCGGCATGTACCATGCCAAAAGGCCGC comes from Echinicola vietnamensis DSM 17526 and encodes:
- a CDS encoding 1-acyl-sn-glycerol-3-phosphate acyltransferase translates to MTDDYIKQKYDPILPRKDEWPVVKLAKSRKDFVQNVATFSRDKIISMTGNNLDLLKEELETTLYREKLRIKQNPWLVDPDDEEEFWAGVKSALVQISFESQATEEEKKAAYHKILESITSRYSEEIASNFKHSHYKATRKIVTFGFSRLLNAARVKGLGSIFSKQYTLQDKIQIIGETEQLRDLASKGTIVMVPTHFSNLDSILIGWTISTLGMPPFLYGAGLNLFNIQIFAYFMNALGAYKVDRRKKNLLYLETLKSYSSEALQFGCHSLFFPGGTRSRSGKIENKLKLGLLSTAVEAQRANYEKGFDDISGKIFIVPVTINYHFTLEAPSLIREHLSLTGQERYYKETDEFSNSYKISKFLVKFFTKGSDISVSIGQPMDILGNYVNKAGNSTDRDGRMIDCRDYFMSNGKVSIDPQREEVYTQILGDRIVEEFHKINRVFSSHLVAFTAFQMIKKQNSKMDLFSLLRLPDEDLILDYSDFRASCQMVLNRLMEIRAKGLVHVAPHLKQDIEKIIAHGLANVGMYHAKRPLIKTSDDKITTQDMSLLYYYHNRLDGYDLEKLFK